From the genome of Methylomonas sp. UP202, one region includes:
- a CDS encoding response regulator transcription factor: MKIHVVDNTGQIPPLLLMSEEDVSFYNDEIQALNAAEAQQPSLILLSFSLRGDETPDYIGLLLNASPASKIVVIGDEIGEDRILNCLLAGSRGYQNSGPLSGYLAKMIQVVADGEAWVSRRMVGRLLDVISQNNLVLSV, translated from the coding sequence ATGAAAATCCACGTAGTCGATAATACCGGACAGATCCCGCCATTGTTGCTGATGTCCGAGGAAGACGTTTCGTTTTATAACGACGAAATACAGGCTTTGAATGCCGCCGAGGCCCAGCAGCCCAGCTTGATTTTACTGAGCTTCTCGTTGCGGGGCGATGAAACTCCGGACTATATCGGCTTGTTGTTGAATGCGAGTCCTGCCAGCAAGATCGTGGTGATCGGCGACGAGATCGGCGAGGACCGCATCTTGAATTGTCTGCTTGCCGGCAGTCGAGGCTACCAAAACAGCGGTCCGTTGAGCGGCTATCTGGCGAAAATGATTCAGGTTGTTGCCGACGGCGAGGCCTGGGTGAGCCGAAGAATGGTCGGTCGTTTGCTGGACGTCATCAGTCAGAATAATCTGGTGCTTAGCGTTTAA
- a CDS encoding M18 family aminopeptidase codes for MTSPQLAQDLLDFIDASPSPWHAAATIEQRLLSHGFQKLEESAVWPLSLGGRYYVIRDASSIVAFIVGAAAPAEAGFKILGAHTDSPGLRVKPRPVVDSDRFVRIAVEVYGGPILATFADRDLSLAGRIAYRDGDGSVATTLVRFAEPLLRLPNLAIHMNRAVNEDGLKLNKQTELPLLLANLPGDSPANDVFYGLLESASGLTADQMLSWELNVHDSQKGAFWGADRQFIADSQLDNLASCHAGLTALLNCREHIVAATRVCAFFDHEEVGSESNKGAAGSFLADVLSRIAGACGDRSDNYPRALAQSFLVSADMAHAYQPNFPAAYEPGHKILVNHGPVIKINVNHRYASECVSEAIFAQFCQQAGVPFQKYAHRGDLPCGSTIGPITSAKLGIRSVDVGSPMWAMHSARESAGVADHAYMVGALEVFFSNP; via the coding sequence ATGACCTCGCCGCAACTCGCTCAAGATTTACTGGATTTCATCGACGCCAGTCCCAGCCCCTGGCACGCGGCTGCCACCATAGAACAGCGCCTGCTGTCGCACGGTTTCCAAAAACTGGAGGAAAGCGCAGTTTGGCCGTTAAGCCTTGGCGGCCGATATTATGTGATTCGAGACGCTTCGTCCATCGTTGCGTTCATCGTCGGCGCCGCCGCGCCGGCCGAAGCCGGATTCAAGATCCTTGGCGCCCATACCGATTCTCCGGGTTTGCGGGTAAAGCCACGACCGGTCGTCGACAGCGATCGATTCGTACGCATTGCCGTCGAAGTTTATGGCGGGCCGATCTTAGCCACTTTCGCCGACCGCGATTTAAGTCTGGCCGGACGCATCGCTTACCGCGACGGCGATGGTAGCGTGGCCACGACGCTGGTCCGATTTGCCGAGCCGCTGTTGCGTCTGCCGAACTTGGCCATCCATATGAACCGCGCCGTCAACGAGGATGGCCTCAAACTGAATAAACAAACGGAGCTGCCGCTGCTGCTGGCCAATCTGCCGGGCGATAGCCCGGCAAACGACGTGTTTTACGGCCTACTGGAATCGGCTTCCGGCCTGACGGCGGACCAAATGTTAAGCTGGGAGCTCAACGTCCACGACAGCCAAAAAGGTGCGTTCTGGGGCGCGGATCGACAATTCATCGCCGACAGCCAACTCGACAATTTGGCGTCCTGCCACGCCGGCCTGACCGCCCTGCTGAATTGCCGGGAACACATCGTGGCGGCCACGCGGGTGTGCGCCTTTTTCGACCACGAAGAAGTCGGCAGCGAAAGCAACAAGGGCGCGGCCGGCAGCTTCCTGGCCGACGTTCTGTCTCGAATTGCCGGGGCATGCGGCGATCGGTCGGACAATTATCCGCGCGCGCTGGCGCAAAGTTTTCTGGTCAGCGCCGACATGGCGCACGCCTACCAGCCCAATTTTCCGGCCGCCTACGAGCCGGGCCATAAAATCCTGGTCAATCACGGACCGGTGATTAAGATCAACGTCAATCACCGCTACGCCAGCGAATGCGTATCCGAGGCGATTTTCGCCCAGTTCTGCCAACAGGCCGGCGTGCCCTTTCAAAAGTACGCGCATCGCGGCGATCTGCCCTGCGGCAGCACGATAGGTCCGATCACCTCCGCCAAGCTGGGTATACGTAGCGTCGATGTCGGCTCGCCGATGTGGGCGATGCACAGCGCCAGGGAAAGTGCCGGCGTCGCCGACCACGCCTACATGGTCGGCGCACTGGAGGTTTTTTTCAGCAACCCTTAG
- the lpxA gene encoding acyl-ACP--UDP-N-acetylglucosamine O-acyltransferase, translating to MTALIHPTAFVSPDASLSKDVRVGPFAVIEAGAEIGAGCEVGAHAVVHGWVKMGARNIVHPQAVLGGLPQDLGFDPATASWLEIGDDNAFREGFTAHRATKPGGSTKIGSGCYFMNNSHVAHDCSVGDKTIFANNVAIGGHVDIGKNVFMGGAVVVHQFCRVGAYAIVQGTTGINMDVLPFMLIGGRPAKHYRLNLVGLRRAGIVGDRLKLLSAAFRLLRHKKCLDELQSSEELQYLKDWLAADSKRGLHGFVELAD from the coding sequence ATGACCGCTCTGATTCATCCCACGGCTTTTGTTTCACCCGATGCCAGCTTATCCAAGGACGTTCGGGTTGGGCCGTTCGCGGTGATCGAAGCGGGGGCGGAGATCGGTGCCGGTTGCGAAGTCGGTGCGCACGCCGTGGTGCATGGTTGGGTCAAAATGGGTGCCAGGAATATCGTGCATCCTCAAGCGGTGCTGGGTGGTTTGCCTCAGGATCTCGGGTTTGATCCGGCGACGGCATCGTGGCTGGAAATCGGCGACGACAATGCGTTTCGCGAGGGATTTACCGCGCACAGAGCCACCAAACCGGGCGGAAGCACCAAGATCGGCTCCGGCTGCTATTTCATGAACAACAGTCATGTCGCGCACGATTGTTCGGTAGGCGACAAAACCATTTTCGCCAATAACGTGGCGATCGGCGGGCATGTCGATATCGGCAAGAATGTATTCATGGGTGGCGCCGTCGTGGTGCATCAGTTCTGCCGGGTCGGTGCTTACGCGATTGTTCAAGGTACAACGGGCATTAATATGGACGTGCTGCCTTTTATGCTAATCGGTGGCCGGCCGGCCAAACACTATCGCTTGAATTTGGTAGGCTTGCGCCGGGCGGGCATCGTCGGCGATCGGCTGAAATTATTGTCCGCGGCTTTCCGCTTGCTTCGGCATAAAAAATGCCTTGATGAATTGCAATCCAGCGAAGAGCTGCAATACTTAAAAGACTGGCTGGCTGCGGACTCCAAGCGCGGATTGCATGGATTTGTCGAGTTGGCTGACTGA
- a CDS encoding EAL domain-containing protein translates to MNKWFTALSIKTKLLTIAVTSALFSMLLALVILVTINAADVKRKAQDDLQAVASLIANRSVAAVMFDDAGVAKENLISLNSFPDLRSACVYVKKGHLFTSLDNQALPCPDVAYGLHTHYDNLMLYVYQAMVVDSEEIGAVYLASDLSAAIWRELKFVSLIIAVLFVALFITFLLTVPLLNRVALPVAQLAKTAQRVSQDHDYSLRAEKHSSDEMGILVDAFNDMLDTVETQNKALIAVKNNYQALYDNNPTMVFNLDMQGRIVSVNRFGAKQLGLGVEELQGCAISNFSHPDDAAGFEQFFETCRHHPELIHRQESRKICRNGNVIWVRETARLVTDESNFQRLLLVCEDITETRRLSEKIAYQASHDELTGLVNRRQFDIHIQSLVSQAEIDESEHVLCYLDLDQFKIVNDTCGHLAGDELLRQLGEVLRHQVRKTDILARLGGDEFGILMSHCSVEQAFSTCEKLRNIICDFQFAWENRSFNIGVSVGIAPINLTSGNAVDILKEADAACYAAKEKGRNRVHVFSPDDEELTLRQGEMQWVEKIRMGIEQNRFQLYGQLIVPIASNDEGLHFETLIRYIDEQGKVIPPGAFLPAAERYNIAPPLDRWVISRLFEHLATTPNLLERLEMCSVNLSGLSMSDETMLTFIDEQFQKWHIPTHKICFEITETAAISNLSYARQFINSLRTKGCLFSLDDFGSGLSSFAYLKNLPVDFLKIDGLFVKDILEDRVDLTMVKSINEVAHVMSKKTIAEFVENRDIFELLKTLGVNYAQGYGIAKPVPLEEL, encoded by the coding sequence GTGAATAAATGGTTTACCGCCCTCTCCATTAAAACGAAGCTGCTGACAATCGCGGTGACCTCCGCCCTATTTTCGATGTTGCTGGCACTGGTCATTCTCGTCACGATCAATGCCGCCGACGTCAAGCGCAAGGCTCAAGACGATCTGCAGGCCGTCGCCAGTCTGATCGCCAACCGCAGCGTGGCCGCGGTGATGTTCGACGACGCCGGCGTCGCCAAGGAAAACCTGATTTCGTTGAACAGTTTTCCGGACTTGCGTAGCGCTTGCGTTTACGTCAAGAAAGGTCATCTGTTTACCTCACTGGACAATCAGGCCCTACCCTGCCCGGACGTTGCCTACGGTCTGCATACCCATTACGACAATTTGATGCTGTATGTATACCAGGCGATGGTGGTTGACAGCGAAGAAATCGGGGCAGTGTATCTGGCCTCGGACTTGAGTGCGGCGATTTGGCGAGAACTGAAATTCGTCAGCTTGATCATTGCGGTTCTCTTCGTCGCGTTGTTCATCACCTTTTTGCTGACTGTCCCACTGTTGAATCGAGTCGCGCTGCCGGTCGCCCAGCTCGCCAAAACCGCGCAGAGAGTCAGCCAAGATCACGATTATTCGCTACGAGCCGAAAAGCACAGCAGCGACGAAATGGGCATTCTGGTCGATGCCTTCAACGACATGCTCGACACCGTAGAAACCCAAAACAAAGCCTTAATCGCGGTCAAAAACAACTACCAGGCGCTCTACGACAACAATCCGACCATGGTCTTCAATCTGGACATGCAAGGCCGCATCGTATCGGTCAACCGCTTCGGCGCGAAGCAATTGGGCTTGGGCGTCGAAGAATTACAGGGCTGCGCGATCAGCAACTTCTCGCATCCGGACGATGCCGCCGGTTTCGAACAGTTTTTCGAGACTTGCCGCCACCACCCGGAACTGATTCATCGCCAGGAAAGCCGCAAAATTTGCCGCAACGGCAACGTGATTTGGGTCAGGGAAACCGCGCGTCTGGTCACCGACGAGTCCAACTTCCAGCGCTTGTTACTGGTCTGCGAGGACATCACCGAAACCCGCCGGCTGTCGGAAAAAATCGCCTATCAGGCCAGCCACGACGAACTGACCGGTCTGGTCAACCGGCGCCAATTCGATATTCACATCCAGAGTTTGGTGTCTCAAGCCGAAATCGACGAGAGCGAGCACGTACTCTGTTACCTGGATTTGGACCAATTCAAGATCGTCAACGATACCTGCGGTCATTTGGCGGGCGACGAACTGCTGCGCCAATTGGGCGAGGTCCTGCGCCACCAGGTCCGTAAGACCGACATTTTGGCGCGACTGGGCGGCGACGAGTTCGGCATTTTGATGTCGCATTGTTCGGTCGAGCAAGCCTTCTCGACCTGCGAGAAACTGCGCAACATCATTTGCGACTTTCAGTTTGCCTGGGAAAATCGTAGCTTTAATATCGGCGTCAGTGTCGGTATCGCTCCGATCAATCTGACCAGCGGCAATGCGGTCGACATACTCAAGGAAGCCGACGCCGCCTGCTACGCCGCCAAGGAAAAAGGACGGAACCGCGTCCACGTCTTCAGCCCCGACGACGAAGAATTGACGTTGCGACAAGGCGAAATGCAATGGGTCGAAAAAATCCGGATGGGGATAGAACAAAACCGTTTCCAACTTTACGGTCAGTTAATCGTGCCGATTGCCTCGAACGACGAAGGGCTGCATTTCGAAACGCTGATCCGCTATATCGACGAACAGGGCAAAGTCATTCCCCCCGGCGCGTTCCTGCCGGCCGCCGAGCGTTACAACATTGCTCCACCGCTGGACCGATGGGTCATTTCCCGTTTGTTTGAGCATTTGGCAACCACTCCGAACCTGCTGGAACGCCTGGAAATGTGCTCGGTCAACCTGTCCGGCCTGTCGATGTCCGACGAAACGATGCTGACCTTTATCGACGAGCAGTTTCAAAAATGGCATATTCCGACGCATAAGATATGCTTTGAAATTACTGAAACCGCCGCCATCAGCAATTTGTCCTACGCCCGCCAGTTCATTAATTCCTTGCGTACCAAGGGTTGCCTGTTTTCGCTGGACGACTTCGGCAGCGGCCTGTCTTCATTTGCATATCTAAAAAACCTTCCTGTGGACTTTTTGAAAATCGACGGCCTATTCGTCAAGGATATTTTGGAAGACCGGGTCGATTTGACCATGGTCAAATCGATCAATGAAGTCGCTCATGTGATGAGCAAGAAAACCATCGCCGAATTCGTCGAAAACCGCGATATTTTCGAGTTGTTGAAAACCTTAGGCGTCAATTACGCCCAGGGTTACGGCATTGCTAAACCGGTACCCTTGGAAGAACTATGA
- a CDS encoding TonB-dependent receptor: protein MSQPKPNVFGKRCVVPAVLLCGLGQPAQGQDQSMTDLLELSPAELANISVSIASGTAKSVSQSAAVTTVITADQISAMGATELHEVLETVPGMHVSIQPVTNDYTYTMRGMRNQTNSEVLLMLNGTRFSIPYQGSHMAGMIVPVENIQRVEVIRGPGSALYGADAFAGVINIVTKKAGDLNGTTLGARGGNADRTSTWAQHGGHYGEWDVAGSLQYSHSGINPDRIVAADAQTALDNALNTHASQAPGAMQTAGERWNAHLNLQRQHWDLNFWAYNQSVGFPAGASGALDNSGTLDGAHYLGDVRYSTENDLENWELQFHTSFLHTDLNGNSRNFPVGTVLPIDGNGNLAVDANGNLNPATLVNFVSFPNGMRFVPGIKNTVPSTELTSIYKGFENHLIRLITGFRYEELNVSELRNYGIGVIDGQQLVVNGDLTDVTGTPYAFMNDTHRSIWSVALQDEWQISKNWQLTAGLRYDEYSDFGGTLNPRAALVWDINEDLTGKLLYGQAYRAPSFVEQYQKNNPLFVGNASLSPETIETTELAFDYRPWKSLRTTLNVYYYEINDLIGGKLTNQGATLSEVNNPGQDGLGSEFEWDWKFYDDWNLRGNYAWQYAVDRATQRRVSNVPEHHVYTALSWNFHPKWQIQTQVNWVGHRLSDIGDNRVLKDYQTVDLTLNAKKLMGSLDLTASVRNLFDSQGKEPAIASYPYNLPISAQTFYFEAALHF from the coding sequence ATGAGTCAGCCCAAACCCAACGTCTTCGGCAAACGGTGCGTAGTGCCGGCCGTGTTGCTATGCGGCCTCGGTCAACCAGCCCAGGGTCAAGACCAGAGCATGACCGACTTGCTCGAACTGTCACCGGCCGAGCTGGCCAATATTTCGGTCAGCATCGCCTCGGGGACCGCCAAATCGGTATCGCAATCCGCCGCGGTCACGACTGTGATTACCGCCGACCAAATCAGCGCGATGGGCGCCACCGAGCTACACGAAGTGCTAGAAACCGTGCCCGGCATGCACGTCAGTATTCAACCGGTCACCAACGATTACACCTATACGATGCGCGGCATGCGTAATCAAACCAACTCGGAAGTCTTGCTGATGTTGAACGGCACCCGGTTTTCGATTCCTTATCAGGGCTCGCACATGGCGGGGATGATCGTACCGGTCGAAAACATTCAGCGTGTCGAAGTCATTCGCGGGCCGGGCTCGGCCTTGTACGGCGCCGACGCCTTCGCCGGCGTCATCAATATTGTCACGAAAAAAGCCGGCGACCTCAACGGTACCACGCTAGGCGCGCGCGGCGGTAACGCCGACCGCACCAGCACCTGGGCGCAGCACGGCGGCCATTACGGCGAATGGGATGTTGCCGGTAGCCTGCAATATAGCCACAGTGGGATCAATCCGGATCGCATCGTGGCGGCCGATGCTCAAACCGCATTGGATAACGCGCTGAACACGCACGCGTCTCAGGCACCCGGCGCTATGCAGACTGCCGGCGAGCGCTGGAACGCTCATCTGAATTTACAGCGCCAACACTGGGATTTGAACTTTTGGGCTTACAACCAATCCGTTGGCTTCCCGGCCGGCGCCAGCGGCGCGTTGGATAATAGCGGCACGCTGGACGGCGCCCATTATTTAGGTGACGTCCGTTACTCGACCGAGAACGACCTGGAAAATTGGGAACTGCAATTTCACACCAGTTTTCTGCACACCGATTTGAACGGAAATAGCCGTAACTTTCCAGTAGGCACGGTTTTACCTATCGATGGGAACGGTAACCTAGCCGTGGATGCCAACGGCAATCTCAACCCCGCCACCTTAGTCAACTTTGTGTCGTTTCCAAATGGCATGCGTTTCGTCCCCGGTATCAAAAATACCGTCCCGAGCACCGAACTGACCAGTATTTACAAAGGGTTCGAAAACCACCTGATCCGATTGATCACCGGCTTCCGTTACGAGGAATTGAATGTCAGCGAACTGCGCAATTACGGCATCGGCGTCATCGACGGCCAGCAATTAGTCGTCAACGGCGACCTGACCGACGTCACCGGCACGCCCTACGCCTTCATGAACGACACCCATCGATCGATCTGGTCGGTCGCGTTGCAGGACGAATGGCAGATCTCCAAGAATTGGCAATTGACGGCCGGCTTGCGTTACGACGAATATTCGGATTTCGGCGGTACTTTGAACCCAAGAGCCGCGTTGGTTTGGGATATTAACGAGGATCTAACCGGCAAATTGTTGTACGGTCAGGCCTACCGCGCACCTAGCTTCGTCGAGCAATATCAGAAAAATAATCCGCTGTTCGTCGGCAATGCCTCGTTGAGTCCGGAGACGATAGAAACCACCGAGTTGGCTTTCGATTACCGCCCCTGGAAGAGCCTGCGAACCACATTGAATGTCTATTACTACGAAATCAACGACTTAATCGGCGGCAAATTAACCAATCAGGGCGCCACGCTGTCCGAGGTCAACAATCCCGGTCAAGATGGGTTGGGCAGCGAATTCGAATGGGATTGGAAATTCTACGACGACTGGAATTTGCGTGGCAATTACGCTTGGCAATACGCGGTCGACCGAGCCACCCAACGGCGAGTCAGCAACGTCCCAGAACACCATGTTTACACCGCATTGTCCTGGAACTTTCATCCCAAATGGCAAATTCAGACCCAAGTCAATTGGGTCGGACATAGGCTTAGCGATATCGGCGATAACCGGGTTTTGAAGGATTACCAAACCGTGGACCTGACGTTAAACGCCAAAAAACTGATGGGATCGCTCGATTTGACCGCGTCGGTACGCAACCTGTTCGACAGTCAGGGCAAGGAACCGGCCATCGCTAGTTATCCCTACAACTTACCGATTTCGGCTCAAACCTTCTACTTCGAAGCCGCTCTGCATTTTTAA
- a CDS encoding YfiR family protein, with the protein MLSTAHADEPNLEYKIKAAYLYNFTKFITWPNNPGPSFNICLIGDNPFGNLLDTLETKTVADKPIRLRHLDSLKQAQDCQILYAEKTEQRIDINLTGVLLVGNLGKTLTVSSQPFFAESGGMIGFVLDDEKVRLHINLKALKQSGLSISAKLIEVATLVEGGGRE; encoded by the coding sequence GTGTTAAGTACAGCGCACGCCGACGAACCGAATCTGGAATACAAAATCAAGGCCGCTTACCTTTACAATTTCACCAAATTCATCACTTGGCCAAACAACCCTGGGCCGTCGTTCAACATTTGCTTGATTGGCGACAACCCGTTCGGCAATCTGCTCGACACGCTGGAGACCAAAACGGTCGCCGACAAACCTATCCGTTTGCGCCACCTCGATTCCCTAAAACAGGCGCAGGATTGCCAGATTCTGTACGCCGAAAAGACCGAACAACGCATCGACATCAATCTGACCGGCGTCTTGCTGGTCGGCAACCTCGGTAAAACGCTGACAGTCAGTAGCCAGCCCTTCTTCGCCGAATCCGGCGGCATGATAGGTTTCGTGCTCGACGATGAAAAAGTGCGCCTGCATATCAACTTAAAGGCTTTGAAGCAAAGCGGACTATCGATCAGCGCTAAACTGATCGAAGTCGCCACATTGGTGGAAGGAGGCGGCCGTGAATAA
- the msrB gene encoding peptide-methionine (R)-S-oxide reductase MsrB: MADQDDSEQIWREKLSPEQYHVCREKGTEPPFTGKYTDCEEAGVYRCVCCGEPLFSSDQKFHSGCGWPSFWAPIAGESLEQSLDTSHGMRRIEVTCRSCGAHLGHVFPDGPQPTGQRYCINSVALDLEKS; this comes from the coding sequence ATGGCCGACCAAGACGATAGCGAACAAATCTGGCGCGAAAAACTCAGCCCCGAGCAATACCACGTCTGCCGAGAAAAAGGTACCGAACCGCCGTTCACCGGCAAGTATACCGATTGCGAGGAGGCTGGCGTCTATCGTTGCGTGTGTTGCGGCGAACCCTTGTTTTCGTCCGATCAAAAATTCCACTCCGGCTGCGGCTGGCCCAGCTTCTGGGCTCCCATCGCCGGCGAAAGTCTGGAGCAGTCGCTCGATACCAGTCACGGCATGCGTCGCATCGAAGTCACCTGTCGCTCATGCGGTGCCCACCTCGGCCATGTATTCCCGGACGGTCCGCAACCGACCGGTCAGCGTTATTGCATCAACTCGGTTGCGTTGGATCTGGAAAAATCATGA